A region from the Drosophila ananassae strain 14024-0371.13 chromosome 2L, ASM1763931v2, whole genome shotgun sequence genome encodes:
- the LOC6505922 gene encoding NADP-dependent malic enzyme isoform X2, producing MFSRPSLCGTVGKLCRCGTSATATAAGAPSTAAPATAPVVRRYQEVSGDIITPGQVRGIDHIRDPRLNKGLAFTLEERQTLGIHGLQPARFKTQEEQLQLCKIAVNRYTEPLNKYLYLSDLYDRNERLFFRFLSENIEDLMPIVYTPTVGLACQRFGLIYRRPHGLFVTFNDRGHVFDVMKNWPEPDVRAICVTDGERILGLGDLGACGMGIPVGKLALYTALAGIKPHQCLPIVVDVGTNNIDLLEDPLYVGLRQKRVVGREYDDFIDEFMEAVVKRYGQNTLIQFEDFGNHNAFRFLDKYRNTYCTFNDDIQGTAAVAVAGLYASKRITGKSFKDYTFLFAGAGEAAIGIADLTVKAMVSEGVPIEEAYNKIYMVDIDGLLTTTRKVGSLEGHKVNYAKDIAPMTDLGEIVSTIKPSVLIGASAAAGIFTPQILRTMADNNERPVVFALSNPTSKAECTAEDAYHHTDARVIFSSGSPFPPVKMGDKTYYPGQGNNAYIFPGVGLGVICTGTHHIPDEMFLIAAQELANFVEPADIERGSLYPPLSSIRDVSMNIAIGVTKCAYDKGLASTYPEPQDKRKWLENQLYNFNYESSMPVTWAWPRMPYIKTREESPLIAAIK from the exons CTTATGTGGAACTGTGGGCAAGCTGTGCCGGTGCGGCACTTCAGCGACGGCGACTGCAGCCGGAGCGCCCTCGACAGCAGCACCAGCCACAGCGCCGGTCGTCCGTAGGTACCAGGAGGTGTCGGGCGACATCATCACCCCCGGCCAAGTGCGGGGTATTGATCACATTCGTGATCCGCGCCTCAACAAG GGCTTGGCCTTCACCCTCGAAGAGCGCCAGACACTGGGCATCCACGGACTGCAGCCGGCTCGCTTCAAGACGCAGGAGGAACAGCTGCAGCTCTGCAAAATCGCCGTGAATCGCTATACGGAGCCGCTGAACAAGTACCTGTACCTGAGCGATCTGTACGATCGTAACGAGCGCCTGTTCTTCCGCTTCCTGTCGGAGAACATCGAGGACCTCATGCCCATTGTATACACGCCCACTGTGGGCCTGGCCTGCCAACGTTTCGGTCTGATCTACCGTCGCCCGCACGGACTCTTTGTGACCTTTAACGATCGGGGACATGTCTTCGATGTGATGAAGAACTGGCCGGAACCGGACGTGCGCGCCATTTGTGTAACGGACGGCGAACGAATCCTGGGACTGGGCGATCTGGGTGCCTGCGGCATGGGCATTCCCGTAGGCAAGCTGGCCTTGTACACGGCTCTGGCTGGCATCAAGCCGCACCAGTGCCTGCCCATCGTGGTGGATGTGGGCACCAACAACATCGATCTGCTCGAGGATCCTCTGTACGTGGGACTGCGCCAGAAGCGGGTTGTTGGTCGGGAGTACGACGATTTTATTGACGAGTTCATGGAGGCGGTGGTGAAGCGTTATGGCCAGAACACACTCATCCAGTTCGAGGACTTTGGCAACCACAATGCATTTAGGTTCCTAGACAAGTACCGCAACACATACTGCACCTTCAACGACGACATCCAGGGCACCGCcgccgttgctgttgctggctTGTACGCGTCCAAGCGCATCACAGGCAAATCCTTCAAGGATTACACTTTCCTTTTTGCTGGAGCGGGAGAGGCGGCCATCGGCATTGCCGACCTGACGGTTAAGGCTATGGTCTCGGAGGGCGTGCCCATCGAGGAGGCCTACAACAAAATCTACATGGTGGACATTGACGGTCTGCTGACCACGACCCGCAAGGTGGGAAGCCTGGAAGGCCACAAAGTCAACTACGCCAAGGACATTGCGCCCATGACAGATCTCGGTGAGATTGTCTCCACCATCAAGCCAAGT GTGCTTATTGGTGCTTCGGCTGCTGCTGGCATCTTCACTCCACAAATCCTGCGCACCATGGCCGATAACAACGAGAGACCCGTGGTCTTCGCCCTCTCCAATCCCACTAGCAAGGCGGAGTGCACCGCTGAAGATGCTTACCACCATACGGAT GCTCGCGTGATCTTCTCGTCGGGCTCTCCATTCCCACCTGTCAAAATGGGCGACAAGACCTACTATCCCGGCCAGGGAAACAACGCCTACATCTTCCCGGGAGTGGGATTGGGTGTTATCTGCACGGGAACGCACCATATTCCCGACGAGATGTTCCTGATCGCCGCCCAGGAGCTGGCAAACTTTGTTGAGCCCGCCGACATCGAGCGTGGATCACTGTATCCCCCGCTATCCAGCATCCGAGACGTGTCAATGAACATAGCTATTGGAGTGACCAAGTGCGCCTACGACAAGG